A genomic region of Ferroacidibacillus organovorans contains the following coding sequences:
- a CDS encoding DUF402 domain-containing protein: MPEGRVYAERCKMDGWLRAATDEPDGSWQLVSRKFDGAVHRIWSHALPSLWQGAARDAPDYVFLIPAQTRVVERNGESWVRPYPVLACFECRSLVQSMVLLQPEGPQFYCNAYTDLRVDDEHKTISFVDMDLDVFVDREGKIELLDRGEFALHARRHSYPIELCRQIEIDIKKTIKDVKQRRGAFSLLT, translated from the coding sequence GTGCCCGAAGGCAGGGTGTATGCAGAGCGCTGTAAGATGGATGGATGGTTGCGCGCGGCTACGGATGAACCTGACGGATCCTGGCAACTTGTCAGCAGAAAGTTTGACGGCGCAGTTCATCGAATTTGGTCGCACGCGTTACCCTCGCTGTGGCAGGGCGCGGCGCGCGATGCGCCAGATTATGTCTTTCTCATTCCCGCGCAGACGCGAGTCGTTGAAAGAAACGGGGAGAGCTGGGTGCGGCCATATCCTGTGCTCGCCTGTTTTGAGTGCCGTTCGCTTGTGCAAAGCATGGTGCTGCTGCAACCGGAGGGGCCGCAATTCTATTGCAATGCGTATACGGATTTGCGTGTGGACGACGAACATAAGACGATAAGTTTTGTGGATATGGATCTTGACGTATTTGTGGATCGGGAGGGTAAAATCGAACTGTTAGACCGTGGGGAGTTTGCGCTTCATGCGCGCCGCCACTCGTATCCTATCGAACTGTGTCGCCAAATAGAAATCGACATCAAAAAAACGATCAAGGACGTCAAGCAGCGACGCGGCGCATTCTCACTTTTGACTTAA
- the nth gene encoding endonuclease III, which produces MASTLPRVPVGTILRTLEDLYPDAHCELDHRNPYELLIATILSAQCTDKRVNMITPELFKHYPTPEAMANAPLEDVERLIAQCGLYKMKAKNIIETSRLISGEHGGEVPSTMETLVALPGVGRKTANVVLSNAFGVPAIAVDTHVQRVSNRLGLADSDDVLETEQQLMRRIPKAQWTQAHHWLIFHGRRVCSARQPQCSRCELAVSCRTFRESAKRQKRMRARDRGANL; this is translated from the coding sequence ATGGCGAGTACGCTGCCGCGCGTGCCGGTGGGGACGATTTTGCGTACACTTGAGGATCTTTACCCGGATGCACATTGTGAACTCGATCACCGCAATCCTTACGAACTCTTGATTGCGACGATACTCTCTGCGCAGTGTACGGATAAGCGCGTCAATATGATCACGCCGGAGCTGTTCAAACACTATCCAACACCTGAAGCGATGGCAAACGCGCCGCTCGAAGATGTGGAGCGCTTGATCGCACAGTGTGGACTCTACAAGATGAAGGCGAAAAACATCATTGAAACAAGCAGGCTCATAAGCGGCGAGCACGGCGGCGAGGTTCCCAGTACGATGGAGACGCTTGTCGCACTTCCTGGTGTCGGGCGCAAAACGGCGAATGTCGTGCTCTCAAACGCTTTCGGAGTTCCGGCGATCGCGGTGGATACCCATGTGCAGCGCGTCTCGAATCGACTCGGGCTTGCAGACAGCGATGATGTTCTTGAGACGGAACAACAACTGATGCGCCGGATTCCAAAGGCGCAGTGGACGCAAGCGCACCATTGGTTGATTTTTCACGGCAGGCGCGTGTGCAGCGCCCGGCAACCACAGTGCAGTCGCTGTGAACTTGCAGTGTCGTGCCGGACCTTTCGCGAGAGTGCAAAGCGCCAAAAGCGAATGCGCGCGCGTGATCGCGGTGCAAATCTGTAG
- a CDS encoding chorismate mutase — MMIRKPDERFSHYEDERIASIDEQICALLKQRKELSGEPALLPSPEKIAAWSEKFGLYENYLHSIFAVARRPSSFRPRIQPENFRKYIPMLRSLERDGVMYTLSFIRQYQNASVVQLLLDYESMPNAANHSRPPHPFFELEVGAPYDAVSSGGGGSSYHFSFTFTVTPALPDEFASQRFVFKTLSGPDGDPTGEEVVFDI; from the coding sequence GTGATGATCCGCAAGCCGGACGAGCGCTTTTCACACTACGAGGATGAGCGCATCGCGTCGATTGACGAACAGATCTGTGCATTGCTCAAGCAGCGAAAGGAACTGTCAGGCGAACCGGCTTTGTTGCCGTCGCCGGAAAAGATTGCTGCGTGGTCCGAGAAATTCGGTCTGTATGAGAATTACCTGCACTCTATTTTTGCGGTTGCGCGCCGCCCGTCGAGTTTCCGTCCGCGCATCCAGCCAGAAAACTTTCGCAAGTACATCCCCATGCTCCGCTCGCTTGAGCGCGACGGGGTGATGTATACGCTCTCATTCATCCGTCAGTATCAAAATGCCAGCGTGGTACAACTCCTGCTTGACTACGAATCGATGCCAAATGCAGCAAATCATAGCCGCCCACCCCATCCTTTCTTCGAATTGGAAGTGGGTGCGCCGTATGACGCCGTGAGTTCGGGTGGCGGTGGGTCTTCATACCACTTCAGCTTCACCTTCACGGTTACCCCCGCACTCCCTGACGAGTTCGCTTCGCAGCGTTTTGTGTTTAAAACGTTGTCCGGTCCAGACGGTGATCCGACAGGCGAGGAAGTGGTCTTTGACATCTAG
- a CDS encoding RsfA family transcriptional regulator, with the protein MELMERWASRSDAWTPEDDVTLAELVLKHIREGSTQLVAFDEAASLLGRTSAACGYRWNGVVRRHYEDAIREAKHVRRRALEERRTRRPNRTQITLGDEHEFTLDLLIRGLRDFERRYHELHDEIEKLTREKQMLEDRLGMSQPVRASEPDRARATPEQIEEDSRALLAIMERARRILDAESDEAKPRFRLDSFGNVERIEMQESLREEHP; encoded by the coding sequence ATGGAATTGATGGAGAGATGGGCGTCACGCTCCGACGCGTGGACTCCAGAGGATGACGTGACACTGGCTGAATTGGTGTTGAAGCATATCCGCGAGGGGAGTACACAGCTTGTAGCGTTTGACGAGGCCGCCTCACTTCTCGGGCGCACTTCGGCCGCGTGCGGCTATCGCTGGAACGGCGTCGTGCGAAGGCATTATGAGGATGCCATCCGCGAAGCGAAACACGTTCGCCGCCGCGCGCTTGAAGAACGGCGTACACGCAGGCCAAACCGCACACAGATCACACTGGGCGATGAGCATGAGTTTACGCTCGATCTATTGATTCGTGGATTGCGCGATTTTGAGCGGCGCTATCATGAATTGCACGATGAGATTGAAAAGCTTACACGCGAGAAACAGATGCTCGAAGACCGCCTGGGGATGTCCCAGCCTGTGCGCGCCTCCGAGCCGGACCGCGCGCGGGCAACGCCTGAGCAAATCGAAGAGGACAGCCGCGCACTGCTTGCCATTATGGAACGCGCACGGCGCATCCTTGACGCAGAGAGCGATGAGGCAAAGCCGCGTTTTCGTCTCGATTCTTTTGGCAACGTGGAGCGCATTGAAATGCAAGAGTCACTACGCGAGGAACATCCATAG
- a CDS encoding HDIG domain-containing metalloprotein produces MDYRNREKAYALLREYTENKGLIKHALAVEASMRAYAKYYGEDEDEWGVVGLLHDFDYERYPSVEEHTVVGGAILRDLGYPEHVIEAIAGHADRTGERRKTRLDHALFACDEISGFVTAVALVRPTKSVMDVDVASVKKKLKDKAFAKGVSREDVYQGAEELGRSLDEHIEFVIRALQAAADELELRGVSV; encoded by the coding sequence TTGGATTATCGGAATCGTGAAAAGGCATACGCTTTGTTGCGCGAGTATACAGAAAATAAAGGACTCATTAAACATGCGCTGGCGGTAGAGGCTTCGATGCGGGCGTATGCGAAATATTACGGTGAAGACGAGGATGAGTGGGGCGTTGTCGGATTGCTCCACGATTTTGACTATGAGCGGTATCCAAGTGTGGAGGAGCATACGGTTGTCGGCGGTGCGATTCTGCGCGATCTCGGCTATCCAGAACATGTGATCGAGGCGATTGCGGGGCACGCGGACCGCACAGGTGAGCGAAGAAAGACGAGGCTTGATCACGCCCTGTTTGCGTGTGACGAGATTTCCGGATTTGTGACGGCGGTGGCGCTTGTTCGGCCGACAAAAAGTGTGATGGATGTTGACGTGGCAAGTGTAAAAAAGAAGCTGAAGGACAAGGCGTTTGCCAAGGGTGTCTCGCGTGAGGATGTGTATCAGGGTGCGGAGGAACTCGGTCGGTCGCTTGATGAACACATTGAATTTGTCATTCGCGCATTGCAGGCTGCCGCAGATGAATTGGAACTGCGTGGCGTATCGGTGTGA
- a CDS encoding DUF1054 domain-containing protein, giving the protein MKATLVKDAEIQNAWFGGFEEADFAVFTVPGLEPRMAALRTQLRPKFEQLGEHFSGRLAAQLGRPVFAHVAKHARRKTNPPKDSWVAFSQDQRGYKKWPTFMLGMWSSHVFLQFGFIYESPYKAAFAKLVLENLESTRTLLPPDFLVYKDHMTTSGVALAALTDEAYKQLVGRSAEVKRGDLLFGREWSKAYVQSVSPDALLDELDETLELLCRLYPLADLSLGRAE; this is encoded by the coding sequence GTGAAGGCGACGCTCGTTAAGGATGCGGAGATTCAAAATGCTTGGTTTGGCGGGTTTGAAGAGGCGGACTTTGCCGTGTTTACAGTTCCTGGCCTGGAACCGCGCATGGCTGCGCTGCGCACGCAATTGCGCCCGAAATTCGAGCAACTGGGAGAACATTTTTCCGGCCGTTTGGCGGCGCAACTGGGGCGTCCCGTGTTTGCGCATGTCGCAAAACACGCGCGTCGCAAAACCAATCCGCCAAAAGACTCGTGGGTTGCTTTTTCGCAAGATCAGCGCGGGTACAAAAAGTGGCCGACGTTTATGCTTGGAATGTGGTCTTCTCACGTGTTCCTGCAGTTTGGCTTTATCTACGAGTCGCCTTATAAGGCTGCATTTGCAAAACTAGTGCTTGAGAATTTGGAATCGACGCGAACGCTACTTCCGCCTGACTTTCTCGTGTACAAAGATCATATGACGACGTCGGGGGTCGCACTAGCGGCGCTGACAGATGAAGCTTATAAACAGTTGGTGGGGCGCTCGGCGGAAGTAAAGCGCGGCGATCTCCTTTTTGGCCGTGAGTGGTCAAAGGCGTATGTCCAATCGGTTTCACCCGATGCGCTGCTCGATGAGTTAGATGAGACGCTGGAGCTTCTCTGCCGCTTGTATCCACTGGCAGATCTCAGTTTGGGTCGCGCAGAATGA
- a CDS encoding bifunctional metallophosphatase/5'-nucleotidase yields MNLHVLHTNDVHSDLALFARLTASLSALRDALSIRGEHVLVFDIGDHLDRIHPLSDATCGRVNAAVLRALQYDGMVLGNNETLTLEKDHLHDYLRTAQTPVFCSNMTFPDDIEAFADGRMYDLNGLKLGVFGVTVFYPAIMEALGVNAFDAHEAAWRVSASLRNRGADVVIMLSHLGLAVDQSLADEGLPVDLIVGAHTHHFLQASVKRGNTWIVQAGKQGIAYGHTVICVEDKRVANITSKLVFTDRRAQQDPRVIRVTASFEDEARRTLNRVVGYLHEPLRHAQFGESDVANLLCDQMRREFAADVAIVNGGVITASLREGAIARGDLLAICGTPMRAVLLEIDVATLCAFIEAGLALETISKRGFGFGFRGHYIGRIHVSGVEVFAASDPSIEGGRVRVLHLKKDGRVLRGNETVTAAICEYLALSPVYTNLHPARYVYAPPMMRELLERAFAQEGAIEVARVSRVFVDCASEKENV; encoded by the coding sequence ATGAACCTGCATGTGCTTCACACGAATGATGTGCACAGTGATCTCGCGCTGTTTGCGCGGTTGACTGCATCGCTCTCGGCGCTCCGCGATGCGCTGAGCATTCGGGGGGAACACGTCCTCGTGTTTGATATCGGGGATCATCTGGATCGCATTCACCCGCTGAGCGACGCGACGTGCGGTCGCGTGAATGCGGCGGTGTTGCGCGCACTTCAGTATGATGGCATGGTGCTTGGAAACAATGAGACGCTGACGCTTGAGAAGGATCATCTTCACGATTACTTGCGCACGGCGCAAACTCCTGTATTTTGCTCGAATATGACATTTCCGGATGACATAGAGGCGTTTGCAGACGGGCGGATGTATGACCTGAATGGCTTGAAACTCGGAGTTTTTGGGGTTACCGTCTTTTATCCCGCGATCATGGAGGCGCTCGGGGTGAATGCGTTTGACGCGCATGAGGCGGCGTGGCGCGTCAGCGCGTCACTGCGCAATCGCGGCGCTGACGTCGTCATCATGCTGTCTCATTTGGGCCTGGCGGTGGATCAGTCACTGGCCGACGAGGGATTGCCTGTCGATCTGATCGTCGGCGCCCACACGCACCATTTTCTTCAGGCGAGTGTGAAGCGCGGGAATACGTGGATTGTTCAGGCGGGCAAGCAAGGCATTGCGTATGGACATACGGTGATTTGCGTGGAAGACAAGCGCGTGGCAAACATCACATCGAAACTTGTCTTCACGGACCGTCGCGCGCAGCAAGATCCGCGCGTCATTCGCGTGACTGCTTCGTTTGAGGATGAGGCACGCCGTACGCTTAACCGTGTTGTCGGATATTTGCACGAGCCGCTGCGCCACGCGCAGTTTGGGGAGTCTGACGTGGCCAACTTGCTGTGCGATCAGATGCGTCGCGAGTTCGCGGCGGATGTGGCCATTGTAAACGGTGGCGTGATCACGGCCAGTTTGCGCGAGGGAGCCATTGCGCGCGGCGATCTCCTGGCGATTTGCGGAACGCCGATGCGCGCGGTACTTTTGGAGATCGATGTCGCTACACTTTGTGCCTTCATTGAAGCAGGTCTGGCGCTGGAAACGATCTCGAAGCGAGGATTTGGATTCGGGTTTCGCGGCCACTACATTGGCAGGATTCACGTCTCGGGTGTGGAGGTTTTTGCGGCATCGGATCCGTCGATTGAAGGTGGGCGGGTGCGCGTTCTCCATCTAAAGAAGGACGGTCGCGTGCTGCGGGGGAATGAAACCGTTACAGCGGCGATTTGTGAGTACCTGGCGCTCTCTCCTGTCTATACGAACCTGCATCCTGCGCGATACGTTTATGCGCCTCCAATGATGCGGGAACTCCTTGAACGAGCGTTCGCGCAAGAAGGTGCGATTGAAGTTGCGCGTGTATCCCGTGTGTTTGTCGATTGCGCGTCAGAGAAGGAGAATGTGTAA
- a CDS encoding NRAMP family divalent metal transporter, translated as MNNRTRSASAEQEIANDPVTLCESKTWTQRLRAWSMALWLLMGPGLLAMIGDNDAGGVVSYAVTGATFGLSFFIPLVLCLSIVTYTIQEMTVRLGAVTKQGFAKLVYIHFGKGFGRFQMVTLLILNLLTLMTEFIGMTAGLTLLGWPLTLADVVSFLLVVAIAIFTGYFTKERLALLVGALNIVFLIVAILTHPNGATLANALLHWSLPMRHASVLWFVIATVGNALAPWMIFFQGSAVIDKGVEIRHLKLARIDTALGSIIQVIIAAAIMICGAVLYRHVSSIASASPALLILSLAHVAGRFSAILFGFGLFNAGFLASITISLSSSWTIAETLGWARSLNDKLAAAPRFYAVYIGSLALAAGAILIPHLPLNFTAVLAQVAGGVLIAPTLIFLIRLTSSETVMGNYRNKAFGKIISWTIALVLIGLSFALLGQLLF; from the coding sequence TTGAACAATCGCACACGTTCCGCCTCCGCCGAACAAGAAATCGCAAATGACCCAGTGACACTTTGTGAGAGCAAAACGTGGACGCAGAGATTGCGCGCGTGGTCGATGGCCCTGTGGCTTTTGATGGGCCCGGGACTTCTCGCCATGATCGGCGACAATGACGCGGGTGGTGTCGTATCCTACGCTGTAACAGGCGCGACGTTTGGACTGAGCTTCTTTATTCCGCTCGTGTTGTGTCTCTCGATTGTCACGTACACCATTCAGGAGATGACCGTGCGGCTTGGCGCCGTGACAAAACAGGGATTTGCGAAACTCGTATACATCCACTTTGGAAAAGGTTTTGGGCGGTTTCAGATGGTGACACTGCTCATTTTGAATCTCTTGACGCTCATGACCGAGTTCATCGGGATGACAGCGGGACTCACGCTGCTCGGCTGGCCGCTCACGCTTGCGGATGTTGTGAGCTTTTTGCTCGTCGTCGCCATCGCAATCTTTACGGGTTACTTCACCAAAGAGCGACTCGCACTGCTCGTTGGCGCACTCAACATCGTGTTTTTGATTGTGGCCATCCTCACCCATCCGAATGGCGCAACGCTCGCCAATGCGCTCTTGCACTGGTCCCTGCCGATGCGCCACGCAAGTGTGCTCTGGTTCGTCATCGCGACAGTTGGCAACGCGCTCGCGCCCTGGATGATCTTTTTTCAGGGCAGCGCAGTCATCGATAAAGGTGTGGAGATCCGTCACCTGAAATTGGCGCGCATCGACACGGCGCTTGGAAGCATCATTCAGGTGATCATTGCGGCGGCCATCATGATCTGTGGGGCGGTGCTCTATCGACACGTCTCCTCCATCGCGAGTGCGTCGCCCGCGCTCCTCATTCTCTCACTCGCCCATGTTGCGGGTCGCTTTTCCGCCATTCTCTTTGGCTTTGGCCTCTTTAACGCAGGTTTTCTCGCATCCATCACGATCTCACTCTCTTCCTCCTGGACGATCGCAGAAACGCTTGGCTGGGCGCGCAGTCTCAATGACAAGCTTGCGGCTGCCCCGCGCTTTTACGCCGTCTATATCGGCAGCCTGGCGCTGGCGGCAGGCGCCATTTTGATACCGCATCTTCCACTCAATTTCACGGCGGTGCTCGCGCAAGTTGCAGGAGGGGTCTTGATTGCGCCAACGCTTATCTTTCTCATTCGCCTGACGAGCAGTGAAACGGTGATGGGCAACTATCGAAACAAAGCGTTCGGCAAGATCATCTCGTGGACGATCGCGCTTGTCTTGATCGGGCTATCCTTTGCGCTGCTCGGTCAACTCCTCTTTTAG
- a CDS encoding Dabb family protein, whose translation MIEHVVLLAWKEDTPRTEQERLLRELLALKEKIPGILSVSGGANFSARSQGYHHGFIVTFKDRASLDAYGPHAEHQRVVAQLQPVLQSILVLDFERATE comes from the coding sequence ATGATTGAGCATGTTGTACTTCTCGCGTGGAAAGAGGATACGCCGCGCACCGAACAGGAACGTCTCTTGCGTGAATTGCTGGCGTTAAAAGAGAAGATCCCAGGCATTCTGTCCGTATCGGGCGGAGCGAATTTTTCCGCGCGCAGCCAGGGGTATCACCACGGATTTATCGTCACGTTCAAAGATCGCGCAAGTCTTGACGCATACGGGCCACACGCTGAACATCAGCGCGTCGTCGCGCAACTGCAACCCGTGTTACAAAGCATCCTTGTGCTTGATTTTGAGCGCGCTACGGAGTAA
- the bioD gene encoding dethiobiotin synthase, translating to MSVLLVTATDTEVGKTVVTGLLGRILREQGMDIGLYKPLQSGHALHHPEGDVMRLRAASGLSDLPEQMCCRAIEEPLAPGLALARAGVDLRREELLAHARTYLMTHANTIVEGAGGLLAPLLDDFTVCDLACELRARMLVVARAGLGTVNHTALTVAYARARGIDVVGVVVSGMPEDEADLAWANLPMIEQYAKCPVVAVIPHLEPLDLSRAADALLSQWNPAVAFEQTALHG from the coding sequence ATGAGTGTTCTTCTCGTGACAGCGACGGATACCGAAGTTGGCAAGACCGTGGTCACAGGCCTGCTCGGGCGCATCCTGCGCGAACAGGGGATGGACATTGGCCTCTATAAACCGCTGCAAAGCGGTCACGCGCTTCATCACCCGGAAGGGGATGTGATGCGTCTGCGCGCCGCGTCAGGACTTTCCGATTTACCTGAGCAGATGTGTTGCCGCGCGATTGAAGAGCCGCTGGCGCCAGGGCTTGCCCTCGCGCGTGCTGGAGTGGATCTGCGGCGGGAGGAACTTTTGGCGCACGCGCGAACCTATCTTATGACGCACGCGAATACAATCGTGGAAGGAGCCGGTGGGCTTTTGGCCCCACTGCTTGACGATTTTACTGTGTGCGATCTGGCGTGTGAGCTTCGCGCGCGAATGCTGGTGGTGGCGCGCGCAGGCCTTGGAACGGTCAATCACACAGCGCTGACCGTCGCGTATGCGCGCGCGCGCGGGATTGACGTGGTGGGCGTTGTCGTTTCTGGCATGCCTGAAGACGAGGCGGATCTTGCCTGGGCAAACTTGCCCATGATTGAACAGTACGCGAAGTGTCCTGTTGTCGCGGTGATTCCTCACCTTGAACCGCTGGATCTCTCGCGCGCGGCAGACGCCCTATTGAGTCAGTGGAATCCGGCGGTCGCCTTTGAACAAACAGCGCTTCATGGATAA
- the bioA gene encoding adenosylmethionine--8-amino-7-oxononanoate transaminase, protein MEKDFRYVWHPFTQMQDYQEQEPLIVERGEGVMLYDVDGRAYYDSVASIWTNTLGHAHPALTEAIVKQAQLVAHSTLLGHANVPSILLAEQIVDIAPQGLSHVFFCDSGAEAVEIALKMAYQYWQLKGRPEKKRFVKFVEAYHGDTIGAVSVGAIDRFHETYRDMLFETFKVPYPYCYRCPLSLSPRTCAHACMDELKTLLAEKADAIAGVILEPVQGSSGIIPMPDGYLREIEALCKEHGVLLIVDEVATGFGRTGEMFASDHDGVRPDLMTIGKGLTGGYLPVAAALATDEIYEAFLGTYDSNKTFYHGHTFTGNQLGCAVALENLRLFKEERVIEHVQDVATFVAERLEKFWDLPAVGDIRQKGLFVGIELVRDRETREPFAFEERIGWHVGNRCREYGMIMRPLGSVCLFIPPLIVTKEQAGAMLDILYRSIEEETSARVGGTLR, encoded by the coding sequence ATGGAAAAAGATTTCCGCTATGTTTGGCACCCATTTACACAGATGCAGGATTATCAGGAGCAGGAGCCTTTGATCGTCGAGCGCGGCGAAGGCGTCATGTTGTATGACGTCGACGGACGTGCGTATTACGACAGTGTCGCGTCGATCTGGACAAATACACTTGGACACGCACATCCTGCGCTGACTGAAGCGATTGTCAAGCAGGCGCAGCTTGTTGCACACTCGACGCTTCTCGGGCATGCGAATGTGCCGTCGATTCTTTTGGCGGAACAAATTGTCGATATCGCGCCACAGGGGCTATCACACGTATTCTTTTGCGACAGCGGGGCGGAGGCGGTTGAGATCGCCCTCAAGATGGCGTATCAATACTGGCAGTTAAAGGGACGTCCGGAGAAAAAGCGGTTTGTCAAATTTGTCGAAGCGTATCACGGCGACACGATTGGAGCTGTCAGCGTGGGCGCAATCGACCGCTTCCACGAAACGTACCGCGATATGCTTTTTGAAACGTTCAAAGTGCCCTACCCGTATTGTTACCGCTGTCCGCTCAGCCTATCACCCAGGACGTGCGCACATGCGTGCATGGATGAATTAAAGACGCTGCTCGCAGAGAAGGCGGACGCCATTGCCGGTGTCATCCTGGAACCCGTGCAAGGCAGTAGCGGGATTATTCCCATGCCCGACGGGTATCTGCGAGAGATTGAGGCGCTCTGTAAAGAACACGGTGTTCTCTTGATCGTTGACGAGGTTGCCACAGGATTTGGTCGCACGGGCGAGATGTTTGCGAGTGATCACGACGGCGTGCGGCCTGATCTGATGACGATAGGAAAAGGGCTGACGGGCGGCTATCTGCCAGTCGCCGCAGCCTTGGCGACAGATGAAATCTACGAGGCGTTTCTTGGAACGTATGACTCGAATAAGACGTTCTATCACGGGCACACGTTTACAGGCAATCAGTTGGGCTGTGCGGTTGCGCTTGAAAACCTGCGCCTGTTTAAGGAAGAGCGGGTGATCGAGCATGTCCAGGATGTCGCGACGTTCGTCGCAGAGCGGCTTGAGAAGTTTTGGGATCTTCCCGCCGTCGGAGACATCCGCCAAAAGGGACTGTTTGTCGGCATTGAGCTGGTGCGCGATCGCGAGACGCGCGAGCCGTTTGCATTTGAAGAGCGAATTGGCTGGCACGTGGGCAACCGCTGTCGGGAATACGGCATGATCATGCGGCCGCTCGGCTCGGTGTGCCTGTTTATTCCGCCGCTCATCGTCACAAAGGAACAGGCAGGCGCGATGCTCGACATCCTGTACCGATCCATTGAGGAGGAGACGAGCGCGCGTGTGGGGGGGACCTTGCGATGA
- the bioB gene encoding biotin synthase BioB, with amino-acid sequence MSIQEITHNFHGLAKQVIAGKGIGKEEALALLQTPDAQLLELLSAAYEIRRHHFGNKVKLNMIINAKSGMCPEDCGYCSQSIVSSAPVEKYSLLDREQILNGAQEAARRKAGTYCIVMSGRRPSKREVNEVADAVREITSQTQLKICCCMGLITQEDADLLADAGVHRFNHNLNTSEGHYDRICSTHTYEDRVDTIEHVKSAGMSPCSGVIVGMGETNDDVVDVAFELQALDVDSIPVNFLNPIDGTPLEGMRVLDPRYCLKVLAMFRFVNPTKEIRVSGGREINLRSLQPLSLYAANSIFVGDYLTTAGQEPVADWKMIEDLGFEIEECAL; translated from the coding sequence ATGTCGATTCAAGAAATCACTCACAACTTTCACGGCTTGGCAAAGCAGGTCATCGCAGGGAAAGGGATTGGCAAAGAAGAGGCACTCGCGCTTTTGCAGACACCAGATGCGCAATTGCTCGAACTGCTTTCAGCCGCCTATGAGATTCGCCGTCACCACTTTGGGAATAAAGTGAAGTTGAACATGATCATCAACGCAAAGAGTGGGATGTGCCCGGAAGACTGCGGCTACTGTTCCCAATCGATTGTTTCCTCAGCGCCCGTCGAGAAATATTCGCTGCTTGATCGCGAGCAGATTTTAAACGGTGCGCAGGAGGCGGCAAGACGCAAGGCAGGGACATACTGCATCGTCATGTCCGGACGTCGTCCGTCAAAGCGCGAGGTGAATGAAGTCGCAGATGCGGTTCGCGAGATTACGTCACAGACCCAACTCAAGATTTGCTGCTGCATGGGTCTGATCACCCAAGAAGACGCGGATTTGTTGGCGGATGCAGGTGTGCACCGCTTTAACCACAACCTGAACACGAGCGAAGGACACTATGACCGCATCTGTTCGACCCACACCTATGAGGACCGCGTCGACACGATTGAACACGTAAAGTCGGCGGGCATGTCTCCTTGCTCGGGGGTGATCGTTGGCATGGGGGAGACGAACGACGACGTGGTGGATGTCGCGTTTGAACTCCAAGCGCTTGACGTAGATTCGATTCCGGTCAACTTCCTCAACCCGATTGACGGCACGCCGCTTGAGGGCATGCGGGTGCTCGATCCCCGCTATTGTCTGAAAGTGCTTGCGATGTTTCGCTTTGTCAATCCGACCAAAGAAATCCGCGTGTCAGGCGGGCGCGAAATTAACTTGCGCAGCCTGCAGCCGCTCTCCCTGTATGCGGCAAATTCCATCTTCGTGGGCGACTACTTGACGACTGCTGGACAAGAACCTGTCGCGGATTGGAAGATGATCGAGGATTTAGGTTTTGAGATTGAGGAGTGCGCACTTTAG